In the Haladaptatus sp. QDMS2 genome, TTCGGGTTCAACATAGATCGTGGCTGAATCCCAATCCTTCCGGATATTCAGTGGTTCCTCGTCCGGTTCGTCCGCTTCAGTTGACGATTGTTCTGCTTCTGTCTCTGTCGTCGAGGCTTCATCGCGTTTGCCCCGGGATACTGACCGGTCCGTTGGTTCGTCGCCACCGTCCGCGTCTTCGTCCGCGGGGTTCTCAAATCGCTCGTCCATTCCTCGCGGCATCGCTATGCCTCCACCTGCGGTTTGTCAAACGCGCGTTCGAACGTCGCTGCAATCTCCAGGAACAGGTCACGTTCGACCTGTTGGTCGTTCGGGTCCTCCCATTCGAAGATGTCTCGGCCATTATCCCATGCGCGCTGAATCGCCACGCGCATCGGGAGTTTGAAAATCGGGGCCATCGAGGCGAACGACTCGTCGAAGGCGTTGAGGAACTTTTGTGACTGCCCGTCGTCCCGGTACATGTTCGCCAGCAGTCCCACGATAGCGATGTCGATCTGCTGGTTTTCCTCGATGGACTCCAACTGGTCCCACAGGTCGTCAAGCGCATCTCGTGACGTCGCCTGGGTTTGGGCCGCTAGGAAGACGTTCTGTGCTGCGATGAACGCCGCGTCCGTCAGGACAGAGAGGTCTGGCGGGCAGTCGATTACGATGAAATCGTAGTCGTAGCCATCGTCAACCAGCGCTTCGAGCGCGACCTTCAGTGAAAGGCGAGCATTCGCTCCCTCCATCCAGTCTCGTGCGAGACCCATATCCTTGTGACTGGGCACCAGGTCGAAGTTCAGGTGGTCGTACTCGTCGGCCTCGATGACAATCTCTGAGAGCCTCGTATCGTGCGTGCGTGGATTATCCACGAGTACGTCGAGGAGGTTCGCGTCATCGGTGACCAGGGTGTTTGGCAGGTCGTTTTTCGGGCTCGAGGGGTCGTTGGTGTCGCCTGGGCCCAGGCCGAGTCCCTTCGTCATGTCGGCCTGGGGGTCCATATCGATTGCCAGGACGTCGTGGTCGCGAGTGGCGAGTGCCGCGGCGCTGTTGATCGTCGCGGTCGTTTTTCCAGTTCCGCCTTTCTGATTGCCGAAGGCGATCGTTGGGATGCCAGTGGGTGGGGTGACGCCCCATCCACGCGGTGTCTCGGTCATGGTTCAATCATTGAATCAGTGACTCATAAATCCACGTCAGACATTTGGAGCGTTCTACTCAGAACGGATTCTCCCGAATATCAGGCCTTCAGCGGTTGATGGGTCTAAATAGCCGACCTGTATCCTAAATCCATGAGTCAGTGAATCGCTGATTCATTGATTCACAGTACCCTGGCTTTCCAGAATCAATACTCTACCACGCACGCGACTCGAAGACGGTCTCTGACTCCTAATCTCACTACTTTAAACACTCTGGCCTTCATACGTTCATTGAGTCAGTGATTCAGTGACTCATTTTTGCTAGACTCGGATTCGACCGAGTCGCTCGACAGGTGACGTCTATCGGAGTGGGTGGGATGTGGCTTGGTCCGGCTTGGTTCGGTAGGGGTTGTCATTTGTGAATTCTTAGCGTAGCGGGCCTCATACAGCGGAAAAATGGACTTCTGTTACAACGGATTTCTGGACTTGGACGGTCAGGAAAAAGTACTGATATTGTATGGTACAAGCCAGATAGAGGCGTCTTACAACGGACAGAAGGGGTGCAGTTACAACGGACAAACGGTGCGATTTGAAAGTAACTGTTATGGCACTCCACAGTGACTTCACGTACAATGACCGACTTCATCGAGGAACTGTTGGAGGAGAACGCTCCAATCTTCGCCAACAAAGATCTCCTTGATATTCGTCACGTCCCAAAGGACTCCGACCGAATCGTAGGTCGTGATGACGAGCTCCGGTTTCTCGTGCAGGCGATACGCCCAGCGCTTGACGGCCAGACGCCAACGAACATTTTTCTGTACGGAAAATCAGGCACAGGGAAATCGCTGTGCTCGCAGTTCGTCAGCAAGAATATCGCTCGAAAAGCGGAGGATAAAACCATCAGTATGGGCGTGGCGTACGTCAATTGCCTCGTCTACGACACGGAAACCGGGTCAATTCGTCGGGCCTGTACTGAGCTCAACGACCCCGACGAAACTGGCCTTCGGAATCCACCCGAGTCCGGCATCA is a window encoding:
- a CDS encoding ParA family protein → MTETPRGWGVTPPTGIPTIAFGNQKGGTGKTTATINSAAALATRDHDVLAIDMDPQADMTKGLGLGPGDTNDPSSPKNDLPNTLVTDDANLLDVLVDNPRTHDTRLSEIVIEADEYDHLNFDLVPSHKDMGLARDWMEGANARLSLKVALEALVDDGYDYDFIVIDCPPDLSVLTDAAFIAAQNVFLAAQTQATSRDALDDLWDQLESIEENQQIDIAIVGLLANMYRDDGQSQKFLNAFDESFASMAPIFKLPMRVAIQRAWDNGRDIFEWEDPNDQQVERDLFLEIAATFERAFDKPQVEA